The following are encoded together in the Clostridium sp. TW13 genome:
- a CDS encoding DUF6440 family protein — MFGKEKRFVAIHKDTSGMSGCKIIVDKDTGVQYLYAFDGYGGGVTVLVDRNGKPILYSDGE; from the coding sequence ATGTTTGGGAAAGAAAAAAGATTTGTAGCGATTCATAAGGATACTAGTGGTATGTCTGGCTGCAAGATAATAGTGGATAAAGACACAGGTGTTCAGTATTTATATGCCTTTGATGGATATGGTGGTGGCGTAACAGTTCTTGTTGATAGGAATGGTAAGCCAATTCTTTATTCAGATGGTGAATAA
- a CDS encoding CBM21 domain-containing protein — MKFSKKIFSFITSALVLTSAVTFTNGISAKAETIDKPVELYHTNVVYDAGSSAHYSGYIGVKNLAYAKNVVVHYNYTNSQASNIWYDVNASYVKNNASDGDEVWKFETPSVDSKYSGLADIQYYIEYDVNGQTFYDNNNGKNYKSTYFGGDFGASRPYLNGFSGYARNNGQEYLFCQVQTKKSVNPQVVRVRYTQDDWATYKEVDLTQARDGFINSDSNAWSIDIPIISGKPVKFAAYDVVNGVEHWDNNLGDNFYFSF, encoded by the coding sequence ATGAAATTTTCAAAAAAAATCTTTAGTTTTATTACTTCAGCTTTAGTTTTAACTAGTGCAGTTACATTTACTAATGGGATATCTGCTAAAGCAGAGACAATTGATAAACCTGTTGAGTTATATCATACCAATGTAGTTTATGATGCTGGTTCTTCAGCACATTATTCTGGATATATTGGTGTAAAAAACCTTGCTTATGCTAAAAATGTTGTAGTTCATTACAATTATACTAATTCTCAAGCAAGTAATATATGGTATGATGTGAATGCAAGTTATGTAAAGAATAATGCTTCAGATGGAGATGAAGTTTGGAAATTTGAAACACCTTCTGTAGATAGTAAATATTCCGGTTTGGCTGATATTCAATATTATATTGAATATGATGTAAATGGACAAACCTTCTATGATAACAATAATGGGAAGAATTATAAATCAACTTATTTTGGAGGAGATTTTGGAGCAAGTAGACCTTATCTAAATGGTTTTTCAGGGTATGCAAGAAACAATGGACAAGAATATTTATTCTGCCAGGTTCAAACTAAAAAATCAGTAAATCCTCAAGTTGTTAGAGTACGTTATACTCAAGATGATTGGGCTACTTATAAAGAAGTAGATTTAACTCAAGCAAGAGATGGATTCATTAATTCTGATTCAAATGCATGGAGTATAGACATTCCAATTATATCTGGAAAACCAGTAAAATTTGCTGCTTATGATGTAGTAAATGGAGTAGAGCACTGGGATAACAACCTAGGAGATAATTTCTATTTTAGTTTCTAG
- a CDS encoding ParA family protein, with protein sequence MKTIAIFNQKGGCSKTSTCSNLAAALSLKNKKVLLVDCDPQSNLTSSVGIDDETLESTIYTLLTSRDISYESINKVILPTTYKNLSIIPSDITLSDAEISLSNTMSRETILKRILAKVKDEYDFILLDCPPSLGLLSLNALCAADDIIIPVSPDFFSLKGIKHLLSTIDAVQSTINPDLKILGVLLTKYDSRKNLAKNIQEILRENFGDSVFNTLIRIDSQIEYSQDNMTPVVFYNHKAKSSEDYTNLAAEVLKNVK encoded by the coding sequence ATGAAGACTATCGCTATTTTCAATCAAAAAGGTGGTTGTTCGAAAACATCTACCTGTAGCAATCTTGCAGCAGCTCTATCCTTAAAGAACAAAAAAGTTTTGCTGGTAGATTGTGATCCACAAAGCAATTTAACTTCCAGCGTAGGAATTGATGATGAAACTTTAGAAAGCACAATTTACACTTTGCTTACTTCAAGGGATATATCCTATGAGAGTATTAACAAAGTAATACTTCCAACAACATATAAAAATTTAAGCATTATCCCATCAGATATAACCTTATCTGATGCTGAAATCAGCTTATCAAACACCATGAGTAGAGAAACTATTCTTAAGAGAATTCTAGCTAAGGTAAAAGATGAATATGATTTTATACTTCTAGACTGTCCACCAAGTCTTGGACTTCTTTCACTTAATGCTCTATGTGCAGCTGATGATATTATAATCCCAGTAAGTCCAGACTTCTTCAGCTTAAAGGGAATCAAGCATCTTTTATCTACAATTGATGCAGTGCAAAGCACAATAAACCCTGACTTAAAAATCCTTGGAGTGCTTTTAACTAAGTATGATAGCAGAAAGAACTTAGCAAAGAACATTCAAGAGATCCTTAGAGAGAACTTTGGAGATTCTGTGTTTAATACACTAATAAGAATAGATAGCCAAATAGAATACTCACAGGACAACATGACCCCTGTAGTTTTCTATAACCACAAGGCTAAGTCCAGCGAGGACTACACTAATCTTGCAGCGGAGGTACTAAAAAATGTCAAGTAA
- a CDS encoding peptidoglycan-binding domain-containing protein, which produces MKNMKLKFLSLGVLVAVATSATPVFAQTVTNTKGVKPAIHEDFYSNQSAATIIANGGVIQEGDSGQPVRDVQSRLVSWGYLSSSDVDGQFGPKTRDAVRQFQLNWNRWARPNGQPTLAPDGIVGSQTWACLS; this is translated from the coding sequence ATGAAAAACATGAAATTAAAATTTTTAAGCTTAGGTGTATTAGTAGCTGTAGCAACATCAGCAACACCTGTTTTTGCACAAACTGTAACAAATACAAAAGGGGTAAAGCCAGCAATCCATGAGGACTTCTATAGCAATCAAAGTGCTGCTACTATTATAGCTAATGGTGGAGTTATTCAAGAAGGAGATTCAGGACAACCTGTTAGAGATGTCCAAAGTAGATTGGTTTCTTGGGGATACTTATCTAGTTCTGATGTAGATGGACAATTTGGACCAAAAACAAGAGACGCAGTTAGACAGTTTCAACTTAACTGGAACAGATGGGCAAGACCTAATGGTCAACCTACTCTTGCACCAGATGGCATTGTAGGATCACAAACTTGGGCATGTTTAAGCTAA
- a CDS encoding carbohydrate-binding protein, with the protein MKITKKIFSFITSVLVLATTLTLGNTVAAKADTNEVPVQLYYSYGVGNTSETSHYVGYIAVKNLSYDKKVTVHYTYTGPQAGGPWKDVAATYVRTNASDGYEIWKFETPETFDHYGFGQIQYCIKYEVNGQTYWDNNNGKNYVGTDFSANRPHLVNTSLSFDNGNSYLNCYVATKKSVNPQAIRIRYSKDNWATYKDVDVTASTDVYYNEDSNCWVAKVPFGRGTEVKLAVYYVLDGVEHWDNNLGENYSFN; encoded by the coding sequence ATGAAAATTACAAAAAAAATCTTTAGTTTTATTACTTCAGTTTTAGTTTTAGCTACTACCCTTACTTTGGGAAACACAGTTGCTGCTAAAGCAGATACAAATGAGGTACCTGTCCAATTATATTATAGTTATGGAGTAGGAAACACTTCAGAAACCAGTCACTACGTTGGATATATTGCTGTAAAGAACCTTTCATATGATAAGAAGGTTACTGTTCACTATACTTATACTGGCCCTCAAGCAGGAGGTCCATGGAAAGATGTAGCTGCAACTTATGTAAGAACCAATGCTTCAGATGGATATGAAATATGGAAGTTTGAAACTCCTGAAACATTTGATCATTATGGTTTTGGACAAATTCAATACTGCATCAAATACGAAGTAAATGGACAAACTTATTGGGATAACAATAATGGTAAAAACTATGTTGGAACTGATTTTTCAGCAAACAGACCACACCTAGTTAATACTTCACTTTCTTTTGATAACGGTAATTCTTATTTAAATTGCTATGTAGCAACTAAAAAATCTGTAAACCCTCAAGCAATTAGAATACGTTATTCTAAGGATAACTGGGCTACTTATAAGGATGTAGATGTAACTGCTTCAACTGATGTATATTACAATGAAGATTCAAATTGCTGGGTTGCAAAAGTACCATTTGGAAGGGGTACTGAAGTAAAGCTTGCAGTTTATTATGTATTAGATGGTGTAGAGCACTGGGATAACAACCTAGGAGAGAATTATAGTTTTAATTAA
- a CDS encoding tetratricopeptide repeat protein, giving the protein MEILSPGQKIKKIRQEFKINQKDITGNKITRELISIIENDKSALTPAVAEIITDNINRICKDRNIDFHLDSEYLLEDVNFQTNKMANQYLEFLCVNEDNLSKDFSKDIEEIELFLIRYDVPEKKMIIYEKIADILKKQKDYSRSYTYYIKAFENHNHLFNDIKLFNLLQKLGNVCIYLQKYKESLDFNKLALIYNDNVPEDLKFKVLFNTTLAYMNLKEYDKALIEIEHILSTFKALTEEDTLSLNVLKVNCLRFKKFYSDAFNLNQSMLDNIDSNDKGHIALITGNILDIYTVLKDISNIKIYIDKLLYLLKDYDNAKESYYTANCYNQLGISANLIGNKELAIDCYKKSIEIAKHQKDKSILKKSLDELLTLLIKENNPIEINSCKNTILELISLEIIDTNSTAIFKLIDFYNEVNDKDSINSIIKFILDLKEE; this is encoded by the coding sequence ATGGAGATTTTATCACCAGGTCAAAAGATAAAAAAAATCAGACAAGAATTTAAAATTAATCAAAAAGATATTACGGGAAATAAAATAACTCGTGAACTTATAAGTATAATTGAAAATGATAAATCAGCACTTACTCCAGCAGTAGCTGAAATAATCACTGATAATATAAACAGAATATGTAAAGATAGAAACATCGATTTTCATCTAGATTCTGAATACTTATTAGAAGATGTAAACTTTCAAACTAATAAAATGGCTAACCAATATTTAGAATTCTTATGCGTAAACGAGGATAATCTCTCAAAGGATTTTTCAAAGGACATTGAAGAAATAGAATTATTTCTAATTAGATATGATGTTCCTGAAAAGAAAATGATTATTTATGAAAAGATAGCAGATATACTAAAGAAACAAAAGGATTATAGTAGAAGTTATACCTACTATATAAAGGCTTTTGAAAATCACAATCATTTATTTAATGATATTAAACTATTTAACCTTTTGCAGAAGCTTGGAAATGTATGCATATATCTTCAAAAATATAAAGAAAGCTTAGACTTTAATAAATTAGCTCTTATATATAATGATAATGTGCCAGAAGACTTAAAATTCAAGGTGCTTTTCAACACCACCCTAGCATACATGAACCTTAAAGAATATGATAAAGCATTAATTGAAATTGAGCACATTCTAAGTACCTTTAAAGCATTAACTGAAGAAGATACATTATCGCTTAATGTTTTAAAAGTAAATTGTCTTAGATTCAAAAAGTTTTACAGTGATGCCTTTAACTTAAATCAATCTATGCTAGACAATATAGATTCAAATGATAAAGGTCATATTGCTTTAATCACTGGAAATATTCTTGATATCTACACAGTGCTTAAGGATATAAGCAATATAAAAATTTATATAGATAAACTACTTTATCTATTAAAGGATTATGATAATGCAAAAGAAAGTTACTACACAGCTAACTGCTACAATCAATTAGGTATCTCTGCTAATTTAATAGGCAACAAGGAGCTTGCCATTGATTGTTACAAAAAATCCATTGAGATTGCTAAACACCAAAAGGATAAAAGTATACTAAAAAAATCCTTAGATGAGCTTTTAACCTTACTTATAAAAGAAAATAACCCAATAGAAATAAATAGCTGCAAAAATACAATCCTTGAGTTAATATCTTTAGAGATTATTGATACTAATTCAACGGCTATATTCAAACTTATAGATTTTTATAATGAAGTTAATGATAAGGACAGCATAAACAGTATAATAAAATTTATATTGGACTTAAAAGAAGAATAA
- a CDS encoding class III lanthipeptide: MKNILNLQAMAPITGDQVEDWSTVSNACNNKGRVIEQ, from the coding sequence ATGAAAAATATACTAAACTTACAAGCAATGGCTCCTATCACAGGAGATCAAGTAGAAGATTGGAGCACTGTAAGCAACGCTTGCAACAATAAAGGCAGAGTTATAGAGCAATAA
- a CDS encoding class III lanthipeptide, translating to MKNILNLQAMAPIAGDQVEEWSTVSNACNNGRKIETN from the coding sequence ATGAAAAACATACTAAACTTACAAGCAATGGCTCCTATTGCAGGAGATCAAGTAGAAGAATGGAGCACTGTAAGCAACGCTTGCAACAATGGTAGAAAAATTGAAACTAACTAA
- a CDS encoding class III lanthipeptide, whose translation MKNILNLQAMSPITGDQVEEWSTVSNACNNGKKISID comes from the coding sequence ATGAAAAACATACTAAACTTACAAGCAATGAGTCCTATCACAGGAGATCAAGTAGAAGAATGGAGTACTGTAAGCAACGCTTGCAATAATGGTAAAAAAATTTCAATAGATTAA
- the lanKC gene encoding class III lanthionine synthetase LanKC, with the protein MRQNFLLEALDNKYYYEGIDKLKSSEEFYNIASSILPKEWELKKSSIYLTCMNKAHKIPLTGWKIHISATLINCKEILEFVSKAAVENNFSFKFMRDTRILQITSQKAYSRGGSGKFITIYPENEDAFLKLLEIFYAKLKDFKGPYILSDKRYKNCKVLYYRYGGMIGQYRMEKDGDLVPIIKDGNGNWIDDIRNPYFSVPANIKNPIKEPIVKPVESHLDTTYRIDKPLIFSNSGGVYEGVKLEDGRRVIIKEARPYTCFVDDEKDSIYLREKEYFFLKKLEKSNMVPTPIELFKEWEHIFLVEEFLEGKTLKSFCAQHNPFYKTFKNSENIDTYIKNLTKVFLKIVDFIKMVHESDLILADLSPNNIMITEDLQVKFIDLEACIEKGDESFAQMSTSGYSEKITKDNFIESDLYALGCVFFSCLAQRNEMIRFDHEIIKRFLDSLLKDYSLPQDLVNLILDLTQKDFKKRPSLDQVKERLEAIEGRSEVCIKRDNKLDYEALDLKYSNLTKECIKAIDNTANLEEKERLFPNTPCIDNSLNITCGALGNIYMMNCMQEEEKINRYMPWVMDKLQKIESYAPGLYVGVSGVAWVLLELGYREKAMEVLKKIDKNPLFDNNFGIRCGLAGYGLTLLKFFLETKEEEFLEKAVYIGDTLIACAKIDELNKTACWPEGKKEISIGYGDGATGIALFLLYLSSVSKEERFLETGKLALRYDLKEKILVEGTEFYSFPRDNSLTKPLYPYFTEGNSGVISVLLRYYKVTKDSFFMEEINSLLPGIYVKYAINPGLFFGLTSLGNTLLDCYEFLGDAAYKEMAYDVAEGIYLYKIDSPDGVLFPGNLINKLSTDLGSGTSGIVLFFNRLVNNSGNFCFFLDELLR; encoded by the coding sequence ATGAGACAAAATTTTCTATTAGAAGCTTTAGATAATAAATATTATTATGAAGGCATTGATAAATTAAAAAGCTCTGAGGAGTTTTATAATATAGCTAGCAGTATATTGCCTAAGGAGTGGGAGCTAAAGAAAAGCTCAATATACTTAACTTGCATGAATAAGGCTCATAAAATACCACTTACAGGTTGGAAGATTCATATTTCAGCAACCTTAATTAATTGCAAAGAAATACTTGAATTTGTATCTAAAGCGGCTGTAGAAAATAACTTCTCTTTCAAATTTATGAGGGATACTAGGATATTGCAGATAACTTCTCAAAAAGCGTACTCAAGGGGTGGGTCTGGAAAGTTCATAACCATATATCCAGAAAATGAAGATGCATTTTTGAAGCTGCTTGAGATTTTTTATGCTAAATTAAAGGATTTTAAGGGCCCTTATATTCTTTCTGATAAAAGATACAAGAATTGTAAGGTTTTATATTATCGTTATGGAGGAATGATTGGACAATATAGAATGGAGAAGGATGGAGATCTTGTTCCTATAATTAAGGATGGTAATGGTAATTGGATTGATGATATTAGAAATCCTTATTTTTCAGTGCCAGCTAATATAAAGAATCCTATTAAAGAACCTATAGTTAAGCCTGTTGAATCACATCTTGATACTACTTATAGAATTGATAAGCCCCTTATTTTTTCTAATAGTGGTGGGGTTTATGAAGGTGTGAAGCTTGAAGATGGAAGACGGGTTATTATAAAGGAAGCTCGTCCTTATACCTGCTTTGTAGATGATGAGAAGGATTCTATATATTTAAGAGAAAAGGAGTATTTCTTCTTAAAAAAGTTAGAAAAATCTAATATGGTTCCAACTCCTATTGAACTTTTTAAGGAATGGGAGCACATCTTTTTGGTGGAGGAATTTCTTGAGGGTAAAACCTTGAAGAGCTTTTGTGCTCAACACAATCCTTTTTATAAGACCTTTAAAAACAGCGAAAATATAGATACTTATATTAAGAATTTGACAAAGGTATTCCTTAAGATAGTGGATTTCATTAAGATGGTTCATGAAAGTGATTTGATACTTGCGGATTTGTCTCCAAACAATATAATGATTACAGAGGATTTACAGGTTAAGTTTATTGATTTAGAAGCCTGCATAGAGAAGGGGGATGAGTCTTTTGCTCAAATGTCTACCTCAGGTTACAGCGAGAAAATAACAAAAGATAATTTCATAGAGTCAGATTTATATGCCTTGGGTTGTGTATTTTTTAGCTGTTTGGCCCAAAGAAATGAGATGATACGTTTTGATCATGAGATTATAAAAAGATTCCTTGATAGTCTTTTAAAGGATTATTCCTTACCTCAGGATTTGGTGAACTTAATACTTGATTTAACTCAAAAAGACTTCAAAAAGAGACCTTCACTAGATCAGGTTAAAGAAAGATTAGAAGCCATTGAAGGAAGAAGTGAGGTTTGCATAAAGAGAGATAACAAGCTAGATTATGAAGCTTTAGATTTAAAGTATAGTAATTTAACTAAAGAGTGCATAAAGGCTATAGATAACACTGCAAACTTAGAAGAAAAAGAGAGACTTTTCCCAAACACTCCATGTATAGATAACTCTTTGAATATAACCTGCGGAGCTTTAGGAAACATATATATGATGAACTGCATGCAGGAAGAAGAGAAGATTAATAGATACATGCCTTGGGTTATGGACAAGCTTCAGAAAATAGAGTCCTATGCACCAGGATTATATGTTGGAGTTAGCGGCGTTGCTTGGGTACTTTTGGAGCTAGGGTACAGAGAAAAGGCTATGGAAGTGCTTAAGAAGATTGATAAGAATCCATTGTTTGACAATAACTTTGGTATTCGCTGTGGACTTGCTGGATATGGACTAACCTTATTAAAGTTCTTCTTAGAAACTAAGGAGGAAGAATTTTTAGAGAAGGCAGTTTATATAGGGGACACATTAATTGCTTGTGCTAAGATAGATGAATTAAACAAAACAGCCTGCTGGCCTGAGGGAAAGAAAGAAATTTCTATAGGTTATGGGGATGGAGCTACTGGAATTGCATTATTTTTATTATATTTATCCTCAGTGAGCAAAGAAGAAAGATTTCTAGAAACAGGGAAGCTTGCTTTAAGATATGATTTGAAGGAGAAGATACTGGTAGAAGGTACAGAGTTTTATTCCTTCCCTAGGGATAATAGCTTGACAAAGCCTTTATATCCATATTTTACAGAAGGTAATTCAGGGGTAATCTCAGTTTTATTAAGATATTATAAGGTTACTAAGGATAGCTTTTTTATGGAGGAAATAAATTCATTACTTCCAGGAATCTATGTAAAGTATGCTATTAATCCAGGCCTATTTTTTGGACTTACATCTCTTGGAAATACCCTATTAGATTGCTATGAATTCTTAGGGGATGCAGCTTATAAGGAGATGGCTTATGATGTGGCAGAAGGAATTTATTTATACAAGATAGACTCTCCAGACGGAGTGTTATTCCCAGGAAATCTTATAAATAAATTATCTACAGATCTTGGCAGTGGTACTTCAGGTATTGTTCTCTTCTTTAATAGATTGGTAAATAATTCAGGTAACTTTTGCTTCTTTTTAGACGAGTTACTAAGATAG
- a CDS encoding ABC transporter ATP-binding protein, translated as MKSIILKNKNIVIVACIFNIMASLVVVITSLMLTNLLNAIIARDVKDLIKQTILLLLGWGVLLILDYMKSILSSKAIARMNSTLRYEISEKLTKMDYEEFYSEETGSYVSWLTNDISQIENLGFSSIFTIVYGLATVVFSLGGLFFIHYWVAISSIIMLIIMSVVPKLMNKTIEKYSKNMSIQQEEFVKVTKETINGHEILYSYNLLSRLKNNISKGSEALEGAKYTFRQKQTLVSELIGLTNIFSQIGINFITGYLSVIGLTSIGNILPAGSLAGTFFCAVSNILRSRTAIQSTKPIFEKFNIDNVENSGKVICPEFNKAIELRNLDFSYEAKEVLKDVSLTFEKDKKYAILGASGSGKSTLIKLILGHLRGYKGKICIDNKDIKLYDSQSIRDNIAYISQDVYVFSGTIEENITLNESFSKEEMDRALKESCLNEFVYSLEDKLNTVISEDGNNLSGGQKQRIAIARALIRKKPVLIIDEGTSALDKKNAMEVESALLKNKNLTVLLITHHLNEELMDDFDEVVNL; from the coding sequence ATGAAAAGCATTATTTTAAAGAATAAAAATATAGTAATAGTGGCTTGCATTTTTAATATAATGGCATCTCTAGTAGTAGTAATAACCTCATTGATGCTAACCAATCTTTTAAATGCCATTATTGCAAGGGATGTTAAGGATTTAATAAAACAAACAATACTACTGCTACTTGGCTGGGGAGTACTTTTAATCTTAGACTATATGAAGAGTATCCTTTCCTCAAAGGCTATAGCCAGGATGAATTCTACCTTAAGATATGAGATATCAGAAAAGCTAACCAAGATGGATTATGAAGAATTTTATTCAGAAGAAACTGGCAGCTATGTTTCTTGGTTAACCAATGATATAAGTCAAATTGAAAACTTAGGCTTTAGTTCTATTTTCACAATTGTCTACGGTTTGGCAACAGTGGTGTTTTCACTTGGAGGCTTATTTTTTATCCATTATTGGGTGGCTATATCTTCAATAATAATGCTTATAATAATGTCAGTGGTGCCAAAGCTAATGAATAAAACTATTGAAAAGTACTCAAAGAATATGTCCATTCAGCAGGAGGAGTTTGTGAAGGTCACCAAGGAAACTATTAATGGTCATGAAATATTGTATAGCTATAATTTATTATCTAGATTAAAAAATAATATTTCAAAGGGGTCTGAGGCTTTAGAAGGAGCTAAATATACCTTTAGGCAAAAACAAACCTTAGTCAGTGAATTGATTGGACTTACCAATATATTTTCTCAAATCGGTATAAACTTTATAACAGGGTATTTATCAGTTATTGGCTTAACAAGCATAGGCAATATTCTGCCCGCAGGAAGTCTAGCAGGGACCTTCTTTTGTGCAGTTTCTAATATATTAAGATCAAGAACAGCTATACAATCTACTAAGCCTATTTTTGAAAAGTTCAATATAGATAATGTAGAGAATAGTGGGAAGGTCATCTGTCCTGAATTCAATAAAGCTATTGAATTAAGAAATTTAGATTTTAGTTATGAAGCTAAGGAAGTTTTAAAGGATGTTTCTCTTACCTTTGAGAAGGACAAAAAGTACGCAATATTAGGGGCTAGTGGCAGTGGAAAATCTACTTTGATTAAATTAATCTTGGGACATCTAAGGGGATATAAAGGGAAGATTTGTATTGATAATAAGGATATAAAACTATATGATTCCCAAAGTATAAGGGACAACATTGCATATATCAGCCAAGATGTTTATGTATTTAGTGGCACTATAGAAGAAAATATCACCTTGAATGAAAGCTTTAGCAAGGAAGAAATGGACAGAGCTTTAAAGGAAAGTTGTTTAAATGAATTTGTTTACTCCTTAGAAGATAAACTAAATACTGTAATAAGTGAAGATGGGAACAATCTTTCAGGAGGACAAAAACAACGTATAGCTATAGCAAGGGCTTTGATTAGAAAAAAGCCTGTGCTTATAATAGATGAAGGCACTTCTGCCCTAGATAAAAAGAATGCTATGGAAGTAGAGTCTGCTTTATTGAAGAATAAAAATCTTACGGTACTTCTTATAACTCACCATTTAAATGAAGAGCTTATGGATGATTTTGATGAAGTGGTTAATTTATAA
- a CDS encoding recombinase family protein: protein MNYSYERVSTTKQDERRQELAFNNIKIDKRYLDKVSGKTKDRPELNKLMLDSKAQDNIYCESISRLGRNVDDLRYLCSYFKDKDVTVHFIKEGFNTKGDMYKFMLTILGAVAEMEREITADRVREGLEKAKIFGTKSGKPIGRPETTLPKEFPKYYRRWTLKEITAVEFAKLLGVSRATLYRYIKHYDANLEK, encoded by the coding sequence ATGAATTATAGTTATGAACGTGTAAGCACCACAAAGCAGGATGAACGTAGGCAAGAGCTTGCCTTTAATAATATAAAAATAGATAAAAGGTACCTTGACAAAGTCAGCGGAAAAACCAAGGACAGACCTGAACTTAACAAGCTTATGTTAGACTCCAAAGCTCAGGACAACATCTATTGCGAGAGCATTAGCAGGCTTGGAAGAAACGTGGATGACTTAAGATATCTCTGCAGCTACTTTAAGGATAAGGATGTAACAGTGCATTTTATAAAGGAAGGCTTCAATACAAAGGGAGATATGTATAAGTTTATGCTCACCATTTTAGGAGCTGTAGCTGAAATGGAAAGAGAAATAACTGCTGATAGAGTTCGTGAAGGTCTTGAAAAAGCCAAGATCTTTGGAACTAAGAGTGGAAAACCTATAGGCAGACCAGAAACCACCCTTCCAAAGGAATTTCCTAAATATTATAGAAGGTGGACCCTAAAGGAAATCACCGCAGTAGAATTTGCAAAGCTTCTAGGGGTAAGCAGAGCCACCCTTTATAGATATATAAAGCATTATGATGCTAATTTAGAGAAGTAG
- a CDS encoding Fic family protein translates to MLFNRSKSYEDICPALDTKKLIMLVKKLLPDVVFNMASLEGNPFTYPEVQTLLDGITIGGHKVSDEQQIFSIRNAWSYLFDIVSQNKVILNAVTFNEFNHIVAENEALISGAFRTGQVRIAGTEFMPPKAEDLENIFESELPELIKRCKSQTELAFDIFLWGALNQFYYDGNKRTSRLISNMILIYNGQGIFNIKAKDRLEFNTLMVEFYNTREADNIFDFLYNNCLERY, encoded by the coding sequence ATGTTATTTAATAGAAGTAAATCTTATGAAGATATATGTCCTGCACTAGACACTAAAAAGTTAATTATGCTGGTAAAAAAATTACTTCCTGATGTAGTTTTCAATATGGCTAGCTTAGAAGGAAATCCATTCACCTACCCAGAAGTTCAAACTTTACTAGATGGAATTACTATAGGCGGACATAAGGTAAGTGATGAACAGCAGATTTTTAGTATTAGAAATGCGTGGAGTTACTTATTTGATATAGTAAGTCAAAACAAAGTTATTCTTAATGCTGTTACTTTTAATGAATTCAATCATATAGTTGCTGAAAATGAAGCCTTAATCAGTGGAGCCTTTAGAACAGGTCAAGTTAGAATAGCTGGTACAGAATTCATGCCTCCAAAAGCTGAAGACTTAGAAAATATATTTGAAAGCGAATTACCTGAATTAATAAAAAGATGCAAAAGCCAAACAGAGTTAGCTTTTGACATATTCCTATGGGGCGCTCTAAATCAATTTTATTATGATGGTAACAAAAGAACTTCTAGATTAATTTCTAACATGATTTTAATATATAACGGCCAAGGAATTTTTAATATTAAAGCAAAGGATAGATTAGAGTTTAATACTTTAATGGTTGAGTTCTATAACACTAGAGAAGCAGATAATATTTTTGATTTTCTATACAACAATTGCCTAGAAAGATATTAG